The following proteins are co-located in the Brachybacterium sacelli genome:
- a CDS encoding metallophosphoesterase family protein, protein MERQRLAVVSDVHGNLTAYEAVLADIAERGITRVINLGDVVGKGPRGAACTALTRERCEAAVRGNWEVFVAGQGEPDGEGQAWWRSELSVEDRRWLIGVPGSLDLEFSGRRVRLLHASPIDEFTRVHREPDEETFAMMFEPTPFTGDAGRADVVVYGDIHDSYLAAQPGATLVNVGSVGNPLDEPTPSYAILEGVAGGEAAAPFGVQFVRVPYDIEAEIAVARQLGMPEAEAWAIELRTGIYRGRHEALGLR, encoded by the coding sequence ATGGAACGCCAGCGCCTCGCCGTCGTCTCCGACGTGCACGGGAACCTCACAGCCTACGAGGCGGTGCTCGCCGACATCGCCGAACGCGGCATCACCCGCGTGATCAACCTCGGGGACGTGGTGGGAAAGGGGCCGCGCGGTGCTGCGTGCACGGCCCTGACCCGGGAGCGCTGCGAGGCCGCGGTGCGCGGGAACTGGGAGGTGTTCGTCGCCGGCCAGGGCGAGCCCGACGGTGAGGGGCAGGCCTGGTGGCGCTCGGAGCTCTCGGTCGAGGACCGCCGGTGGTTGATCGGCGTGCCAGGCAGCCTGGATCTGGAATTCTCCGGCCGACGCGTGCGGCTGCTCCACGCCTCGCCGATCGACGAGTTCACCCGCGTGCACCGCGAGCCGGACGAAGAGACCTTCGCGATGATGTTCGAGCCGACACCCTTCACCGGCGACGCAGGTCGGGCCGATGTCGTCGTCTACGGCGACATCCACGACTCCTACCTCGCGGCGCAGCCGGGGGCCACGCTCGTGAACGTCGGCAGCGTGGGCAATCCGCTGGACGAGCCGACGCCGTCCTACGCGATCCTCGAGGGCGTCGCCGGTGGGGAGGCCGCCGCCCCCTTCGGGGTGCAGTTCGTGCGCGTCCCCTATGACATCGAGGCCGAGATCGCGGTGGCCCGGCAGCTCGGCATGCCCGAGGCCGAGGCCTGGGCGATCGAACTGCGCACCGGCATCTACCGCGGCCGCCACGAGGCGCTCGGACTGCGCTGA
- the valS gene encoding valine--tRNA ligase, producing the protein MTDTAPRPDHALPDRPSLEGLEEKWDGVWSEQQLYAFDDDTTREQVFSIDTPPPTASGSLHVGHVFGYSQVDMIARYQRMRGKNVFYPLGWDDNGLPTERRVQNYFGVRCDPSLPYEEDFTPPQEGGDNKSAKAANQKPISRRNFIELCERLTEIDEKSFEEVFRTLGLSVDWNHSYQTINAHSRATSQRAFLENLEQGQAYQAEAPTMWDVTYRTAVAQAEQEDRDRDAAYHRLGFTKTDGTGEKVFIETTRPELLPACVALVAHPEDERYQDLFGSTVTSPLFGVEVPVKAHPLAQADKGAGIAMICTFGDSNDVIWWRELELPTRSVVGRDGRFLAEAPWIATDEGRAHYEELVGLTVFSAQKRVVEMVTESGDLVGEPEKISHPVKFYENGDKPLEFVTSRQWYLTNGGRDQSEDGLRDELIARGRELIWHPAYMESRYRNWVEGLSGDWLISRQRFFGVPFPLWYAVDAEGETDYDTVLTPPVESLPIDPTIDVPAGYSEAQRGVPGGFVADPDILDTWGTSSLTPQLAGGWNSEAESDGLFSKVYPMDLRPQGHDIIRTWLFSTIVRSHLQQDSLPWKHASINGWILDPDRKKMSKSKGNVVTPIGLLHQHGSDGVRYWAGRARQGVDTAFDEGQMKIGRRLAIKILNASKFALGFGTAPADPAGRLAADPSAVTDPLDRALLANLARVVDQATAAFDDMDYARSLEVAEPFFWAFCDDYIELVKERAHGNSPSGETGAASARAALAISLEVLLRLFAPVIVFATEEVWSWWRGGSVHTQAWPVAGPLREAAAGQEASLLDSVAQAAIAVRRIKSDAKVSQKTPILHVRVLAPQATLAHLEAASEDLTALGRIESLELGAGESEDILTEDVELGEPPVKKPRSQG; encoded by the coding sequence ATGACCGATACCGCACCGCGCCCTGACCACGCCCTCCCCGATCGTCCCTCGCTCGAGGGTCTCGAGGAGAAGTGGGACGGTGTATGGAGCGAGCAGCAGCTCTACGCCTTCGACGACGACACCACGCGCGAGCAGGTCTTCAGCATCGACACCCCGCCCCCGACCGCGTCGGGCTCGCTGCACGTCGGCCACGTGTTCGGCTACTCGCAGGTCGACATGATCGCCCGCTACCAGCGGATGCGCGGCAAGAACGTGTTCTACCCGCTGGGTTGGGACGACAACGGCCTGCCCACCGAGCGCCGGGTGCAGAACTACTTCGGAGTGCGCTGCGACCCGTCGCTGCCCTACGAGGAGGACTTCACGCCCCCACAGGAGGGCGGCGACAACAAGTCCGCCAAGGCTGCGAACCAGAAGCCGATCTCGCGGCGCAACTTCATCGAGCTGTGCGAGCGCCTCACCGAGATCGACGAGAAGTCCTTCGAGGAGGTCTTCCGCACGCTGGGCCTGTCGGTCGATTGGAACCACAGCTACCAGACCATCAACGCGCACTCCCGCGCGACCTCCCAGCGCGCTTTCCTCGAGAACCTCGAGCAGGGACAGGCGTACCAGGCGGAGGCCCCCACGATGTGGGACGTCACCTACCGCACCGCGGTGGCCCAGGCCGAGCAGGAGGATCGCGATCGCGACGCCGCCTACCACCGCCTCGGCTTCACGAAGACCGACGGCACCGGCGAGAAGGTGTTCATCGAGACCACCCGCCCTGAGCTGCTGCCCGCCTGCGTGGCCCTCGTGGCCCACCCCGAGGACGAGCGCTACCAGGACCTGTTCGGCAGCACCGTCACCTCTCCCCTGTTCGGCGTCGAGGTGCCGGTGAAGGCCCACCCCCTCGCCCAGGCCGACAAGGGCGCAGGCATCGCCATGATCTGCACCTTCGGCGACTCGAACGACGTGATCTGGTGGCGCGAGCTGGAGCTGCCCACCCGCTCCGTGGTGGGTCGCGACGGCCGCTTCCTGGCCGAGGCGCCCTGGATCGCCACCGACGAGGGCCGGGCCCACTACGAGGAACTAGTGGGTCTGACCGTGTTCAGCGCGCAGAAGCGCGTGGTGGAGATGGTGACCGAGTCAGGCGACCTGGTCGGGGAGCCCGAGAAGATCTCCCACCCGGTGAAGTTCTACGAGAACGGCGACAAGCCGCTGGAGTTCGTCACCTCGCGCCAGTGGTACCTCACCAACGGCGGCCGCGACCAGTCCGAGGACGGTCTGCGCGACGAGCTCATCGCGCGGGGACGCGAGCTGATCTGGCACCCCGCCTACATGGAGTCCCGCTACCGCAACTGGGTCGAGGGGCTCTCCGGTGACTGGCTGATCTCCCGCCAGCGCTTCTTCGGCGTGCCGTTCCCGCTCTGGTACGCCGTGGACGCCGAGGGCGAGACCGACTACGACACCGTGCTCACCCCGCCCGTCGAGTCCCTCCCGATCGACCCGACGATCGACGTGCCCGCCGGCTACAGCGAGGCCCAGCGCGGGGTGCCCGGTGGCTTCGTCGCCGATCCCGACATCCTCGACACCTGGGGCACGTCCTCGCTGACCCCGCAGCTCGCGGGCGGCTGGAACTCCGAGGCAGAATCGGACGGGCTCTTCTCCAAGGTGTATCCGATGGATCTGCGCCCGCAGGGCCACGACATCATCCGCACCTGGCTGTTCTCCACGATCGTGCGCTCCCACCTGCAGCAGGATTCGCTGCCGTGGAAGCATGCCTCGATCAACGGCTGGATCCTGGATCCGGACCGCAAGAAGATGTCGAAGTCCAAGGGCAACGTGGTCACCCCGATCGGGCTGCTGCACCAGCACGGCTCCGACGGGGTGCGCTACTGGGCGGGCCGGGCCCGCCAGGGCGTGGACACCGCCTTCGACGAGGGGCAGATGAAGATCGGCCGACGGCTGGCGATCAAGATCCTCAACGCCTCGAAGTTCGCCCTCGGTTTCGGCACCGCTCCGGCTGATCCCGCCGGTCGCCTGGCCGCGGACCCGTCGGCCGTCACCGACCCGCTGGACCGTGCCCTGCTGGCGAACCTCGCCCGGGTCGTCGACCAGGCCACGGCCGCCTTCGACGACATGGACTACGCCCGCAGCCTCGAGGTCGCCGAGCCCTTCTTCTGGGCCTTCTGCGACGACTACATCGAGCTGGTCAAGGAACGCGCCCACGGCAACTCGCCGAGCGGCGAGACCGGGGCGGCCTCGGCCCGGGCGGCGCTCGCGATCTCCCTCGAGGTGCTGCTGCGCCTGTTCGCGCCGGTGATCGTGTTCGCCACCGAGGAGGTCTGGTCGTGGTGGCGCGGCGGCAGCGTGCACACCCAGGCCTGGCCCGTCGCGGGGCCGCTGCGCGAGGCCGCCGCCGGCCAGGAAGCATCCCTGCTGGACTCGGTCGCGCAGGCGGCGATCGCGGTGCGGCGCATCAAGTCCGATGCGAAGGTCTCGCAGAAGACCCCGATCCTCCACGTGAGGGTCCTCGCCCCGCAGGCCACGCTCGCCCACCTCGAGGCGGCGTCGGAGGATCTCACCGCACTGGGCCGGATCGAGTCGCTCGAGCTGGGCGCGGGCGAGAGCGAGGACATCCTCACCGAGGACGTCGAGCTCGGCGAACCGCCCGTGAAGAAGCCCCGGAGCCAGGGCTGA
- a CDS encoding DUF222 domain-containing protein, whose protein sequence is MQRAASTARAALWAQVAMFWVDRDDPDLVEERQEADLAVAIALRTTTSKVAYLVRDAHLAVTDLPRTFARLAGGDMPVDWFEKLVRAVRDLSPYQREQIDELVAGWDLASIPADRFLDELRLLRAWFDARGARPSPEAARDVAVELSGHDDGIACLRITGPIPEIHSLAARLEAASRAVQTQQRHALETGAPVRACQFVCVSGVVTGRG, encoded by the coding sequence ATGCAGCGTGCTGCGTCGACGGCGCGGGCAGCGTTGTGGGCGCAGGTGGCGATGTTCTGGGTCGATCGGGATGACCCGGATCTGGTCGAGGAACGCCAGGAAGCCGATCTCGCGGTCGCGATCGCGTTACGGACCACGACCAGCAAGGTCGCCTACCTCGTGCGGGATGCGCATCTGGCCGTGACCGATCTGCCCCGGACCTTCGCCCGTTTGGCCGGTGGAGACATGCCGGTGGACTGGTTCGAGAAACTGGTGCGGGCCGTCCGCGATCTCTCGCCCTACCAGCGTGAGCAGATCGATGAGCTCGTCGCGGGCTGGGACCTGGCCTCGATCCCCGCCGACCGGTTCCTCGACGAACTGCGCCTGCTGCGGGCCTGGTTCGATGCCCGCGGTGCCCGGCCGAGTCCCGAAGCTGCCCGCGACGTGGCGGTGGAACTGTCCGGTCATGACGACGGGATCGCGTGCCTGCGGATCACCGGGCCGATCCCCGAGATCCATTCCCTGGCGGCCCGGTTGGAGGCGGCCTCTCGCGCGGTCCAGACCCAGCAGCGTCACGCCCTGGAGACCGGGGCGCCGGTCCGGGCCTGTCAATTTGTTTGTGTAAGCGGGGTGGTCACAGGTAGGGGTTGA
- a CDS encoding lipoate--protein ligase family protein produces MHGEYKVRGGKLVSVELTTRDGRIAAPHVFGDFFLEPDDALEDLGAALEGMSTEATAAELAASITDRLEARPDPVEMIGFDAEAIAIATRRALGHASSWEDLTFDVIPAVTLPPVMHVALDEVLPLEVIAGRRRPHFRIWDWDSSLVVIGSYQSVRNEIDAEGARKHGIGVVRRITGGGAMFMEQGNCITYSLVVPTSLVEGLSFEQAYAYLDDWVMGALAEIGVKARYVPLNDIASEQGKIGGAAQRRFAGGVLLHHVTMSYDIDADKMGEVLRIGKEKLSDKGTRSANKRVDPMRSQTGLAREQIIEGFLDHFRARYDTEESTYTEDELSMARELVETKFGTEEWTNRVP; encoded by the coding sequence ATGCATGGCGAGTACAAGGTCCGCGGCGGCAAACTGGTCTCGGTGGAGCTGACCACCCGGGACGGCCGGATCGCCGCACCCCACGTGTTCGGCGACTTCTTCCTCGAGCCCGACGACGCGCTGGAGGATCTGGGCGCCGCCCTGGAGGGGATGTCGACCGAGGCCACCGCCGCGGAGCTGGCCGCCTCGATCACCGATCGGCTCGAGGCCCGACCGGATCCCGTCGAGATGATCGGTTTCGACGCCGAGGCGATCGCGATCGCGACCCGCCGGGCGCTCGGACACGCCTCCAGCTGGGAGGACCTCACCTTCGACGTGATCCCGGCCGTCACGCTGCCGCCGGTGATGCACGTCGCCCTCGACGAGGTGCTGCCCCTCGAGGTGATCGCCGGCAGGCGCCGCCCCCACTTCCGGATCTGGGACTGGGACTCCTCGCTCGTGGTGATCGGCTCCTACCAGTCGGTGCGCAACGAGATCGATGCCGAGGGCGCGCGGAAGCACGGCATCGGTGTGGTGCGTCGGATCACCGGCGGCGGCGCGATGTTCATGGAGCAGGGCAACTGCATCACCTACTCCCTGGTGGTGCCCACCTCGCTGGTCGAGGGGCTCAGCTTCGAGCAGGCCTACGCCTACCTGGACGACTGGGTGATGGGAGCGCTCGCGGAGATCGGGGTGAAGGCGCGCTACGTGCCGCTGAACGACATCGCCTCCGAGCAGGGGAAGATCGGCGGCGCCGCCCAGCGTCGTTTCGCCGGCGGCGTGCTGCTGCACCACGTGACCATGTCCTACGACATCGACGCGGACAAGATGGGCGAGGTGCTGCGGATCGGCAAGGAGAAGCTCTCGGACAAGGGCACCCGCAGCGCGAACAAGCGCGTGGACCCGATGCGCTCCCAGACGGGATTGGCCCGCGAGCAGATCATCGAGGGATTCCTGGACCACTTCCGCGCCCGGTACGACACCGAGGAGTCGACCTACACCGAGGACGAGCTGTCGATGGCCCGTGAGCTGGTGGAGACGAAGTTCGGGACCGAGGAGTGGACCAACCGGGTGCCATGA
- a CDS encoding IS256 family transposase produces the protein MTDEKQQPSDEPSGQDLVEQLKASGQLDALFEQIDDGNVELTGDGGFVPALVKAALERGLQAELTSHLGYEKGSARASEHANSRNGKTPKTVASEVGPIELDIPRDRGGSFIPRLVPTGQRRLGGLDDMIISLYAGGMTIRDIQHHLASTIGTDLSHETISNITDAVSEEVLAWQSRPLEEFYPVIYLDAIRIKIRENNQVINRAAYIAVGVDLEGIKHVLGIWVQDTEGSAFWAHVCADLANRGVRDVLIVCCDGLKGLPEAIEATWPDSMVQTCVVHLIRASMRFVAYQDRKKVAAALKPIYTAPSEDVARQALAEFEASDLGQKYPSTAATWANSWERFIPFLQFPPMLRKVIYTTNSIESLNFQLRKVTKNRGHFPSTDAAVKLLWLAICNIEDKRAAERARDHGKPAGQRKAQGRLVEGQIVTNWNQALAQLAAAYPDRINPYL, from the coding sequence ATGACCGATGAGAAGCAGCAGCCGAGTGACGAGCCCTCGGGCCAGGACCTGGTCGAGCAGCTGAAGGCCTCGGGACAGCTCGATGCCCTGTTCGAGCAGATCGATGACGGAAATGTCGAACTCACTGGTGACGGTGGATTCGTGCCAGCACTGGTCAAGGCCGCGCTCGAGCGGGGCCTCCAGGCAGAGCTGACCAGCCATCTGGGTTATGAGAAGGGCTCCGCGCGGGCGTCGGAGCACGCCAACTCGCGCAATGGGAAGACACCGAAGACGGTCGCCTCCGAGGTCGGGCCGATCGAGTTGGACATCCCCCGCGACCGGGGCGGGTCGTTCATCCCGCGCCTGGTCCCCACGGGCCAGCGGCGCCTCGGTGGGCTCGATGACATGATCATCAGCCTCTACGCGGGTGGGATGACGATCCGCGATATCCAGCACCACCTTGCCTCCACGATCGGCACGGACCTGTCTCACGAGACGATCAGCAACATCACCGATGCCGTCAGCGAGGAGGTCCTGGCCTGGCAGTCACGGCCGTTGGAGGAGTTCTATCCGGTGATCTACCTCGACGCGATCCGGATCAAGATCCGGGAGAACAACCAGGTGATCAACCGCGCCGCCTACATCGCCGTCGGAGTGGATCTCGAGGGGATCAAGCACGTGCTGGGGATCTGGGTCCAGGACACCGAGGGATCGGCGTTCTGGGCCCACGTCTGCGCGGACCTCGCCAACCGGGGCGTGAGGGACGTGCTGATCGTGTGCTGCGACGGGCTGAAAGGCCTCCCCGAGGCGATCGAGGCGACCTGGCCGGACTCGATGGTCCAAACCTGCGTGGTCCACCTGATCCGAGCCTCGATGCGGTTCGTCGCCTACCAGGACCGCAAGAAAGTCGCCGCTGCGCTCAAGCCGATCTACACCGCGCCCAGCGAGGACGTCGCCCGGCAGGCGCTGGCCGAGTTCGAAGCCTCCGACCTCGGACAGAAGTACCCCTCAACCGCTGCGACCTGGGCAAACTCGTGGGAGCGGTTCATTCCGTTCCTGCAGTTCCCGCCGATGCTCCGCAAGGTCATCTACACGACCAACAGCATCGAGTCGCTGAACTTCCAACTACGGAAGGTGACCAAGAACCGCGGCCACTTCCCCTCCACGGACGCGGCGGTGAAGCTGCTCTGGCTAGCGATCTGCAACATCGAAGACAAACGCGCTGCCGAACGCGCTCGGGACCACGGCAAGCCCGCCGGCCAGCGCAAAGCCCAGGGCCGACTCGTCGAGGGCCAGATCGTCACGAACTGGAATCAAGCCCTCGCCCAACTCGCCGCGGCCTACCCCGACCGAATCAACCCCTACCTGTGA
- a CDS encoding WXG100 family type VII secretion target: MAGFYGGDTEQMRRHAQACTRGAQRLSDLVSTAQSAIDGAAWEGPDADAFRERWHGTVMPDLLARGEDVDHRARELEQHAEQQDQTSGGDDGGFFDIIADLLPGGPFGPLLPLPAFPGDPLGPSRIDALQHLLGIGSVPGDGEGPYFYGDEEYGPGGAASDSRPVGAQSAGDSHWDGREIENDAGYVDGYANTRASYGANTTTDAEGNTTRTIGARAGAEIGYEEQLNLPGGFTLGSDGRLGAEAYSEAGVTYGPDGFSAGASGSAGVYGDISATLAGPYGASQTIGANGYAGAEAHANAYSHVTRNEDGDVNGWTFGADAGAFAGAKAEADFSGTSPGGWFSSSASAGVEAGAGVGGSFGGTVSTDEVGVAVGGDVAAALGVNADLSFSVHPNEIVNDITPGDYDLDDAIGDASGAFEGAKDAVGDAVSGMNPFD; this comes from the coding sequence GTGGCCGGGTTCTACGGAGGCGACACCGAGCAGATGCGCCGGCACGCCCAGGCGTGCACGCGCGGTGCGCAGAGACTGTCGGACCTAGTCTCGACCGCGCAGTCCGCGATCGACGGCGCCGCCTGGGAGGGTCCGGACGCCGACGCCTTCCGCGAGCGCTGGCACGGCACCGTCATGCCCGACCTGCTCGCGCGGGGCGAGGACGTGGACCACCGCGCTCGCGAGCTCGAGCAGCATGCCGAGCAGCAGGACCAGACCTCGGGCGGTGACGACGGCGGCTTCTTCGACATCATCGCCGACCTGCTGCCCGGCGGTCCGTTCGGCCCGCTGCTGCCGCTGCCCGCGTTCCCCGGTGATCCGCTGGGGCCGAGCCGAATCGATGCTCTCCAGCACCTGCTCGGCATAGGGTCCGTCCCCGGAGACGGCGAGGGGCCGTATTTCTACGGCGATGAGGAATACGGTCCCGGTGGCGCCGCCTCGGACTCCCGTCCGGTCGGGGCCCAGTCGGCCGGGGACTCCCACTGGGACGGTCGCGAGATCGAGAACGATGCCGGCTACGTCGACGGATACGCGAACACGCGAGCCAGCTACGGCGCCAACACCACGACGGACGCCGAGGGGAACACGACCCGCACGATCGGAGCCCGGGCCGGCGCCGAGATCGGGTACGAGGAACAGCTGAACCTGCCCGGCGGGTTCACGCTGGGATCCGACGGTCGCCTCGGGGCCGAGGCCTACAGCGAGGCGGGAGTGACCTACGGCCCGGACGGGTTCAGCGCCGGAGCGTCCGGCAGCGCCGGGGTCTACGGGGACATCAGCGCGACCCTGGCGGGGCCGTACGGGGCGAGCCAGACCATCGGAGCGAATGGTTACGCCGGTGCTGAAGCCCATGCGAACGCGTACTCGCACGTCACCCGCAACGAGGACGGTGACGTCAACGGCTGGACCTTCGGTGCCGATGCAGGTGCGTTCGCTGGTGCGAAGGCCGAGGCGGACTTCTCCGGGACCTCTCCCGGGGGATGGTTCAGCTCGTCGGCGTCCGCGGGCGTGGAAGCGGGCGCGGGCGTCGGCGGGAGCTTCGGCGGGACGGTCTCGACCGATGAGGTCGGCGTCGCCGTCGGCGGCGATGTCGCCGCCGCCCTGGGCGTCAACGCGGACCTCTCGTTCTCGGTCCACCCGAACGAGATCGTCAACGACATCACCCCCGGCGACTACGACCTCGACGACGCGATCGGCGACGCCTCGGGTGCGTTCGAGGGGGCGAAGGACGCCGTCGGCGATGCGGTCAGCGGCATGAACCCCTTCGACTGA
- a CDS encoding ABC transporter permease yields the protein MPTYWSIATASFRQYSTYRMATAAGVFTNTIFGLIRASIMIAAITTAGGELSGYTVAQAATYVWLGQALLAPIEAFGTREVSQRVHQGDVAVDLLRPTAFLGLYYAQKLGRSSFLLMGRGVPPLAVGALVTGLALPDDPLSYLLGAVSLLLAITVAFLGDMMVNLAAFWLLETRGLTVVYNAVMNLLSGFLIPILWFPDWLLTIARATPFPSMIQTPIDTLSGRVPPAEALPLVFTQVVWLAVLTLAAQLMLRAGVRSVEVQGG from the coding sequence GTGCCTACGTACTGGTCGATCGCCACGGCGTCCTTCCGTCAGTACTCGACCTACCGCATGGCGACGGCCGCCGGGGTCTTCACCAACACCATTTTCGGCCTCATCCGCGCGTCCATCATGATCGCTGCGATCACGACCGCCGGCGGCGAACTCAGCGGGTACACCGTCGCCCAGGCCGCGACCTACGTGTGGCTCGGGCAGGCTTTGCTCGCCCCCATCGAGGCCTTCGGCACCCGCGAGGTCTCCCAGCGGGTCCATCAGGGCGACGTGGCTGTCGACCTGCTGCGGCCCACCGCGTTCCTCGGCCTCTACTACGCCCAGAAGCTCGGCCGCTCCAGCTTCCTCCTGATGGGGCGCGGCGTCCCTCCCTTGGCCGTGGGGGCGCTCGTGACGGGCCTCGCCCTGCCCGATGATCCCCTCTCCTACCTGCTGGGCGCCGTCTCGCTCCTGCTGGCGATCACGGTGGCCTTCCTCGGCGACATGATGGTCAATCTCGCCGCTTTCTGGCTGCTGGAGACCCGGGGCCTGACCGTCGTCTACAACGCGGTCATGAACCTGCTCTCGGGTTTCCTGATCCCGATCCTGTGGTTCCCGGACTGGCTGCTGACCATCGCCCGTGCCACCCCGTTCCCCTCGATGATCCAGACCCCCATCGACACCCTCTCGGGCCGCGTCCCTCCGGCCGAAGCCCTCCCCCTGGTCTTCACCCAGGTGGTCTGGCTCGCGGTGCTCACGCTCGCGGCCCAGCTGATGCTGCGGGCGGGCGTGCGGAGCGTGGAGGTGCAGGGTGGCTGA
- a CDS encoding ABC transporter ATP-binding protein, protein MTTPETRPTSSTASAAAIELTSLRRDYVVRSPLAGSRRRRRQIVRAVDDVSLTISRGETVGFVGANGAGKSTTIKMMTGILRPTSGGLRVLGRDPVPERRHLAREIGVVFGQRSQLWWDLPLRESYTILAAMHRLTQRQREARLDRLVDGLDLSSFLGRPVRQLSLGQRMRGEVAAALLHSPDLVVLDEPTIGLDMVSKEGLRRFLRTDRAERGTTLFLTTHDMGDVERLCDRIVVVNAGTVAYDGELDSFREHLGAPRELLVDLAEPVAALTLPGSAETAAVEAEGIRHRIRFSGAELTVPVLLAAINAQTTVRDLALSEPAVEDLVRQIYARGGID, encoded by the coding sequence ATGACCACGCCCGAAACACGCCCTACGTCCTCGACCGCGTCCGCGGCGGCCATCGAGCTGACCTCCCTGCGCCGCGACTACGTGGTGCGCTCGCCCCTGGCCGGCTCGCGTCGGCGCCGCCGCCAGATCGTGCGAGCGGTGGACGACGTGTCCCTGACCATCTCCCGCGGCGAGACCGTGGGCTTCGTCGGGGCGAACGGCGCCGGCAAGTCCACGACCATCAAGATGATGACGGGCATCCTGCGGCCGACGTCCGGGGGTCTGCGGGTGCTGGGTCGCGACCCCGTCCCGGAACGGCGCCACCTGGCCCGCGAGATCGGAGTCGTCTTCGGTCAGCGCTCCCAGCTGTGGTGGGACCTGCCCCTGCGCGAGAGCTACACGATCCTCGCCGCGATGCACCGCCTCACGCAGCGGCAGCGGGAGGCCCGCCTGGATCGTCTGGTCGACGGCCTCGACCTGAGCAGCTTCCTGGGCCGTCCGGTGCGGCAGCTCTCGCTCGGGCAGCGGATGCGCGGGGAGGTCGCCGCGGCACTCCTGCACTCCCCCGACCTCGTGGTGCTCGACGAGCCGACGATCGGGTTGGACATGGTCTCCAAGGAGGGATTGCGTCGATTCCTGCGCACCGATCGCGCCGAGCGCGGCACCACCCTCTTCCTGACCACGCACGACATGGGAGACGTGGAGCGACTGTGCGACCGGATCGTCGTGGTCAACGCCGGGACGGTCGCCTACGACGGAGAGTTGGACTCGTTCCGCGAGCACCTCGGGGCGCCTCGCGAACTGCTGGTCGACCTCGCCGAACCGGTCGCCGCCCTCACCCTGCCGGGCTCCGCCGAGACTGCGGCCGTGGAGGCCGAGGGGATCCGCCACCGGATCCGCTTCTCGGGAGCGGAGCTGACCGTGCCCGTCCTGCTGGCGGCGATCAACGCCCAGACCACGGTGCGTGACCTCGCACTGAGCGAACCCGCGGTCGAGGACCTGGTGCGGCAGATCTACGCCCGCGGCGGGATCGACTGA
- a CDS encoding ABC transporter permease, whose translation MADSSRAPRRTDRTDRADRPVTAARMVATLYGSRIRSQATFRASFAADLAGQVLIVGTEFLELWVILSQVSTLGGMTLPQVAVVYGLGALAFGMADLFFGEIDGLSTAIKSGKLETLLIRPVPVLLQISSLDLSLRRIGRIVVGLAMYVTALAIAGFQPTPATLALAALAPLAGALIFGALFTMAGALQFWLVDGREFASAFTYGGNYVATTPGAVFALPLRAFFTFVVPATLIAYAPTLALLDLPGPQLVPAWAGWCGLPAAVLAWIVAGALWRAGVRRYTGAGG comes from the coding sequence GTGGCTGACTCCTCCCGCGCCCCGCGCCGCACCGACCGCACCGACCGGGCAGATCGTCCGGTCACGGCTGCCCGCATGGTCGCCACCCTGTACGGTTCGCGGATCCGTTCCCAGGCCACCTTCCGTGCCAGCTTCGCCGCCGACCTCGCAGGGCAGGTGCTCATCGTCGGCACGGAGTTCCTCGAGCTGTGGGTGATCCTCTCGCAGGTCAGCACCCTGGGTGGGATGACCCTTCCTCAGGTCGCGGTGGTCTACGGCCTGGGCGCACTGGCCTTCGGGATGGCGGACCTCTTCTTCGGGGAGATCGACGGGCTCTCGACCGCGATCAAGTCCGGCAAGCTCGAGACCCTCCTGATCCGTCCGGTGCCCGTGCTCCTGCAGATCTCGAGCCTTGACCTGTCGTTGCGGCGCATCGGACGGATCGTCGTCGGGCTGGCGATGTACGTGACCGCTCTCGCAATCGCCGGCTTCCAGCCCACTCCCGCCACGCTGGCGCTCGCGGCCCTCGCCCCGCTCGCGGGTGCTCTGATCTTCGGCGCCCTGTTCACGATGGCCGGTGCCCTCCAGTTCTGGCTCGTCGACGGTCGCGAGTTCGCCAGTGCCTTCACCTACGGCGGCAACTACGTCGCCACCACGCCGGGAGCGGTGTTCGCCCTGCCCCTGCGCGCCTTCTTCACCTTCGTCGTCCCGGCGACGCTGATCGCCTACGCCCCCACTCTCGCGCTGCTCGACCTGCCCGGTCCCCAGCTGGTCCCCGCCTGGGCCGGCTGGTGCGGGCTGCCCGCCGCGGTCCTCGCCTGGATCGTCGCCGGGGCGCTCTGGCGCGCGGGGGTCCGCAGATACACAGGAGCCGGCGGATGA